The Pirellulales bacterium genome includes a region encoding these proteins:
- a CDS encoding FHA domain-containing protein, giving the protein MVEVKLKVKAGKAAGQEIRLPGSKFIIGRAEDCHLRPNSDLVSRHHCAILCDEGFVVVREFGSKNGTYVNGNRIAGECELKTGDTLKVGPLEFDVVVTASAVPAAPVTAAKGATSPGPAAVTPAKKRPAVHSIKEAAARTAQNASAGNSGGSDIDEWLAEPATESTSQTVNIRDAETEEIALGGTMSIPAMPTLPVNTPPVNVDPGTDAATIAPDAPTREISQSGVTPATPAAPKPMGKMPPAAPKGKDSGSAAAETLRKFFNRR; this is encoded by the coding sequence ATGGTGGAGGTCAAGCTCAAGGTCAAGGCGGGCAAGGCGGCCGGGCAGGAAATTCGACTGCCAGGCTCCAAATTCATCATTGGCCGCGCCGAAGATTGTCATCTTCGGCCCAATAGCGATCTGGTCAGTCGCCACCATTGCGCCATCCTGTGCGACGAGGGGTTCGTCGTCGTCCGGGAGTTTGGCAGCAAGAACGGCACCTACGTCAACGGCAACCGCATTGCCGGCGAATGCGAACTGAAGACGGGCGACACCCTGAAGGTGGGTCCGCTCGAGTTCGACGTTGTGGTGACGGCCAGCGCCGTGCCTGCGGCACCCGTGACCGCGGCGAAAGGAGCCACTTCGCCTGGGCCGGCCGCGGTGACGCCGGCGAAGAAGCGTCCTGCCGTGCACAGTATCAAGGAAGCCGCCGCGCGTACGGCGCAGAACGCCTCCGCGGGCAATTCGGGAGGCTCCGACATCGACGAATGGCTGGCAGAACCCGCCACGGAATCGACGTCGCAAACGGTCAACATTCGCGATGCCGAAACCGAAGAAATCGCCCTCGGGGGCACGATGTCGATCCCCGCGATGCCGACCCTTCCCGTCAACACTCCGCCTGTGAATGTAGACCCCGGGACCGACGCAGCCACCATTGCGCCCGACGCCCCGACGCGAGAAATCTCGCAATCGGGAGTTACGCCCGCAACACCGGCGGCCCCCAAGCCGATGGGCAAGATGCCGCCGGCCGCGCCCAAGGGCAAAGACAGCGGCTCCGCGGCTGCCGAGACTTTGCGCAAGTTCTTCAATCGCCGTTAG
- a CDS encoding RNA polymerase sigma factor produces MSDEIRDLVQRCLADDESARVDLVERFRGQVFGLCYRMLRHRQDAEDVTQEAFVRVFRSLKSWDPERDFRPWLLAIAGNRCRSWLAARSRRPQSKDLSSELADDSPDQGAHRQLAEEVELALAELRDEYRKAFLLFHEQQLSYQEIADALGCPLGTVKTWVHRARREMADYLRRRGVVEEISNEL; encoded by the coding sequence TTGTCGGACGAAATCCGTGATCTGGTCCAGCGGTGCCTGGCCGACGACGAGTCGGCCCGTGTCGATTTGGTCGAGCGCTTCCGCGGCCAGGTATTCGGCCTGTGCTACCGCATGTTGCGGCACCGGCAGGACGCGGAGGACGTCACGCAAGAGGCGTTCGTCCGGGTGTTCCGCAGCCTGAAAAGCTGGGATCCCGAGCGAGACTTCCGGCCTTGGCTGCTGGCGATTGCAGGCAATCGTTGCCGCAGTTGGCTGGCAGCCCGCAGCCGCCGCCCCCAGTCGAAAGACCTTTCCAGCGAGCTGGCCGACGACAGCCCCGATCAGGGGGCCCATCGGCAGCTGGCCGAAGAGGTCGAGTTGGCACTGGCCGAGTTGAGGGACGAATACCGCAAGGCCTTTCTGCTGTTCCACGAGCAGCAGTTGAGCTACCAGGAGATCGCCGACGCGCTCGGCTGCCCCCTGGGGACGGTCAAGACGTGGGTCCACCGGGCTCGGCGTGAAATGGCCGACTACCTGCGGCGCCGCGGCGTGGTCGAGGAGATCAGTAATGAACTGTGA
- a CDS encoding DUF3352 domain-containing protein, with product MLRFAAACLATIALICGSAAACRADEPAGKSLVELVPDDVGVCIELRNMQEHGTRIFSNPLFDRLTKFPPLAEWVEDNGLQLTEIADRMAAALGVPTDEFSSKLFGQHVVMAAWPADAPGLQATDEQEQQWGDGVGLVLLEASDRALLERFLNALSPMGPPANPAGVKPLAEARQHAGLTYRARPLQHGDETLQVFLTSLGNTAVLTNSEALMRRTLELQAGESTNDLSRQTAYREAITKIDPQAAIRVFMNPRVWDGAVLATVEDNVDNLLTARDTINQVWKAASYSVAAIDLDHGLRVDAHVQFDPVKLGERLTKAISGLQGGADGLDHIPQDAIFAAALQVDLGELVNAAIESQGDDRVEQLDEFRDIAQSMFMGMDVLEEVLPQLGPEINISLRDLRGPDARRAEPGWVVNVKTKPRPANSDQPEVAEVLQSGLVSAMNVAVNFLNNRLPKGQKGAAVLEEEINGVRVTSLTGMRFLPAGLVPAFAVHQGYFTLGTSRQAVLEATAVDPAKSLGAQEHLRKLLGPRFSEASQVVYIDCARMRQLLDERPEVIRFVLGVARGMTTRQVNSSLQRLDDVLALAETIVLATKFQGDALSGSLVLSMDPPNPAGVVRATAAPTVVPSAGPASR from the coding sequence ATGCTTCGCTTTGCTGCCGCGTGCCTGGCAACCATTGCGCTCATCTGCGGCAGCGCTGCTGCTTGTCGAGCGGACGAACCAGCCGGAAAGTCGCTCGTCGAACTGGTGCCCGACGACGTCGGCGTCTGCATCGAGTTGCGAAACATGCAGGAGCATGGCACGCGCATTTTCAGCAATCCGCTGTTCGACCGCCTGACCAAGTTCCCGCCGTTGGCCGAGTGGGTCGAAGACAACGGCCTGCAATTGACCGAGATTGCCGATCGCATGGCAGCAGCGTTGGGCGTGCCCACCGATGAGTTCAGCAGCAAGCTGTTCGGGCAGCATGTGGTCATGGCGGCCTGGCCCGCCGACGCCCCCGGGTTGCAAGCCACGGACGAACAGGAGCAGCAATGGGGTGACGGGGTCGGGCTGGTATTGCTCGAGGCCAGCGACCGGGCGCTCTTGGAGCGGTTCTTGAATGCCCTCAGTCCCATGGGCCCGCCCGCCAACCCTGCGGGCGTCAAGCCCCTCGCCGAGGCTCGGCAACATGCCGGGCTGACCTACCGCGCGCGGCCGCTGCAGCACGGGGACGAGACACTGCAGGTGTTTTTGACCAGCCTCGGAAACACGGCCGTGTTGACCAATTCCGAGGCGCTGATGCGCCGCACCCTGGAGCTACAGGCCGGCGAATCGACCAACGACTTGAGCCGTCAAACAGCCTATCGAGAAGCGATCACCAAGATCGATCCGCAGGCCGCGATTCGTGTCTTCATGAACCCGCGTGTCTGGGACGGAGCCGTGCTGGCGACCGTCGAGGACAACGTCGACAACCTGCTCACCGCGCGCGACACCATCAACCAGGTCTGGAAAGCGGCCAGTTACTCGGTGGCCGCCATCGACCTGGATCACGGGCTGCGCGTCGACGCGCACGTGCAGTTCGACCCCGTCAAGCTGGGCGAACGGCTGACGAAGGCGATCAGCGGTTTGCAGGGCGGGGCGGACGGTTTAGACCACATTCCGCAAGACGCGATTTTTGCCGCGGCACTGCAGGTCGACCTGGGTGAACTGGTCAACGCCGCGATCGAATCGCAGGGCGACGACCGAGTCGAGCAGCTGGACGAGTTCCGCGACATCGCCCAGAGCATGTTCATGGGCATGGACGTGCTCGAAGAAGTGCTCCCGCAGCTCGGCCCGGAGATCAACATCAGCCTCCGCGATCTGCGCGGGCCCGATGCCCGCCGCGCCGAGCCGGGCTGGGTCGTCAACGTAAAGACCAAGCCGCGGCCGGCAAATTCGGACCAGCCCGAGGTGGCCGAGGTCCTACAGTCCGGCCTGGTTTCGGCGATGAACGTGGCCGTAAACTTTCTGAACAACCGCCTGCCCAAGGGGCAAAAAGGCGCCGCAGTCCTCGAAGAAGAAATCAACGGGGTCCGCGTCACGTCGCTGACCGGCATGCGGTTCTTGCCCGCCGGACTGGTCCCGGCGTTCGCCGTGCACCAGGGCTATTTCACGCTCGGCACTTCGCGTCAAGCCGTGCTCGAAGCGACGGCCGTCGACCCGGCCAAGTCGCTCGGGGCCCAGGAACACCTGCGCAAGCTGCTCGGTCCGCGGTTCTCCGAGGCCAGCCAGGTGGTGTACATCGATTGTGCCCGGATGCGACAGCTGCTGGACGAGCGCCCCGAGGTGATTCGCTTTGTGCTGGGGGTCGCGCGCGGCATGACCACGCGGCAGGTCAACAGCAGCCTGCAACGGCTCGACGACGTGTTGGCCCTGGCTGAAACCATCGTCCTGGCAACCAAGTTCCAGGGCGACGCCCTGAGCGGCTCGTTGGTGCTGTCGATGGACCCGCCGAACCCGGCGGGCGTGGTTCGCGCAACTGCCGCCCCCACGGTCGTGCCCAGCGCCGGGCCTGCGTCACGCTAA
- a CDS encoding tetratricopeptide repeat protein: MKLCYQPSHHDRAALLPCAALMMLATAGCGVVAHGQNADGVRLQSQGSYDKAITRFQQAVASDPNNADGYYNLAASYHQLGKLQNNPEQLKLAESYYNQCLDRDPNHRDCYRGLAVLLTEQSRQAEAFRLIEGWVERNPTMAEPKIELARLFVESGDREAAKQYLLEALAADPDNAAALASLGKIREDLGDSAQALADYQRSLWYDRFQPEVQARMAALQQAFSSSPLTATPTTAPLVTPPATTQTVVTPPATTTR, translated from the coding sequence GTGAAGCTCTGTTATCAACCGTCGCACCATGACCGCGCGGCGCTGTTGCCGTGCGCCGCCTTGATGATGTTGGCCACGGCCGGATGCGGAGTCGTGGCGCACGGGCAGAACGCCGACGGCGTGCGTCTGCAGTCGCAAGGCAGTTACGACAAAGCGATCACGCGGTTTCAACAAGCCGTGGCCAGCGATCCGAACAACGCCGACGGCTACTACAACCTGGCCGCGAGCTACCACCAGCTCGGCAAATTGCAGAACAACCCCGAGCAACTGAAACTCGCCGAGAGCTATTACAACCAGTGCCTCGACCGCGATCCCAACCATCGCGATTGCTATCGGGGCCTGGCCGTCTTACTCACGGAACAATCGCGGCAGGCCGAGGCCTTTCGGCTGATCGAGGGCTGGGTCGAGCGCAATCCGACGATGGCCGAGCCGAAGATCGAATTGGCGCGGCTCTTCGTCGAGTCGGGCGATCGCGAAGCGGCCAAGCAATATCTGCTCGAAGCCCTGGCCGCCGATCCAGACAACGCCGCTGCGTTGGCCTCCTTGGGAAAGATTCGCGAAGACCTGGGCGACTCGGCCCAGGCGTTGGCCGACTATCAGCGGTCGCTCTGGTACGATCGCTTCCAGCCCGAGGTGCAGGCGCGGATGGCTGCCTTGCAACAGGCCTTTAGCAGTTCGCCCTTGACCGCGACGCCGACGACGGCGCCTTTGGTCACTCCGCCGGCGACGACGCAAACCGTGGTGACGCCCCCAGCGACCACGACGCGTTAA